The following is a genomic window from Choloepus didactylus isolate mChoDid1 chromosome 5, mChoDid1.pri, whole genome shotgun sequence.
TTTGGATTACTACTCAGCCCTTCCTACTGAGTTAGGGAAAACACTGGTTTTTCAATCTAtagtttcatttaaaaacaaagcaagacaACAGGTACTGTTGCTTTCACTTTGGCAATTCTTCTCTCCCTCCAACAACCAACATCCTAATTCagtgcattattttaaaattgaccCAAGACTAGGCACCTGCCATTAAATGTGCACTTTAGAAGTGTGACTAGGTAAAAACAGCATAATAAAGGAGCTATATTTATAACAAAGTGAATGTTATTTTAGTCACCATCCTATGCTCTCTACGGCacataaatatttaggaaatgTCCGTCTGCATACATTTCTCATCACACAATGTTAACTAAGCCCTAATCCTGTGAATGGCAGGAAAATACTGGTGTATTGCCACTTGATATTCAATAAATACCAACATCTTATCATGTCAACAAGAGGGCTTAAAATATCAGTATATTGAAACTGTTAacttttatcttttcattcacTCCCTTTCCCATTCTTAGTTGAGATGGAAATCTGAGGCTTATTTCTTCTTCAGGATTTGATATAAACTCATGAGTTATTCtaagttaaaaattaaagagCTGGCCATCTGTTAACTCCTGTAGCATTAGGCTCTCCTGTATGACAGGAAAAAGCTCCATTCCTCTCAATCAGTGCTTTGATCAAGGAGttcttgttgctgttgtttttgagCAAACAACAGGATACACGCAAACATTCAAAAGCAGCACTGGCACAGACACACTTTGATCCCTTAAAGTGTTCTGGGTGTCCCTCTTCACAGTGCCACTTTTTCCTTTGCCAGGTTCTTTGGTTCCTTACTTGGGATACACCAGTCATCAGCTTCAGTGCTCATCTGATAATGTTTGAAGGCTGACTTATTAAAGACTGGGAGCTTTTCTACAGACTCGGAAGATAAGGcctgaaagaagaggaaataaaaatcagatcAAAGAAATTATTCATGGCATAGTTTGTACTTGAAGTGATTATTCAAAATGAATTTAGAGGTAAGTATTCAAACGTTCAAATACATTCTTTCAACTGACTTAGTAATAAGAGCACACAAAAGCCTACAGTATACTAAGCACTgtataaaacaaaactaaaaaaaaaaatgaatatgatttCTACCCTATATGGACTGAAATTATATATACAGAATTATCAATTCCAGAATAGAATTTgtgtttaatatttatatattccttTGTTTAGATATTGTTTGCCTGATAGAGTTGAATAGCAACACTATTCTTTCCAGGCAAAGTCTTTGTATCTGTGACAAAGTAAGATACCTGTTCTGATACTATTTCTCAATCCTTTGAAGACTTTTGCTCATATAAGAAATGAATGCATTAACAATTGCAGACAGTCAAAAGTCACTTGATAAATAATTCCAATGCATAAAAAAGGAACCTGGAAGCTTAATTTTTTAGTTGccaatatttgtaaatatatttacaattgAAGCAGTTAATGAGTGACTAAGCAAATCAGGACAGTGACCTTAACAAATAAATAGAGACTGTATCAGAAAAGATAAACCATGAACCAAGTTTTAATGTTAATTCAGGAAATGCCTGGCATCCCACTGATGGCTTGTGAGCAGTCAGCTTTCCTTTCCCTGTATTTCTAATAAGGTCTGCTTAAGGTGTTGAGTATTTTGATGTCTGTTGTTTCTGGGCTGGATATTAATTGGTATATATTTCCCACAAGTTCAAATAGAACAAAGTATAGTTACTCCTACAGATGTCAAAAGGAGTTGCCTTAAAAAATTCATAAGAGGATGTCCTTACTCTGAAACTTTGGTGATTTGGTTCTTGGGAAATAATTTTGCTTCACTTGAGATAGGTAACCTGTTCTGGCTCCCGCTTTGGTAAACAGCCATATTAAATAGTACATCTACATACacccaaacagaaaataaaatgacttgTCATTATTTGCATTAATACAGTTTGGGGAATTCACTCTGAACCACAGAACTCAGACCTGTGAAAGAAGCAATATTTTTAggaatattatttttctattgagttCAAAGGATACCTTTAAGTATATGATAGCATCTGTTCCATATCCTGACAAAGAGTAGAGATTCAGATCTCCTTGAAAGTACTTGGCATAGAGACGAGAAATTGGCAAGCCATAACCAAAACCAGCCTATAGGGGAGAGATCAGTTATTAGTAAAGAAGAGGCTATGATCATTGAAATACAAAACGTAGAATGGAGTTATTTTCCTCAATGATACTGATGTCCCAGAATTTAGATAAATATCTTTTGCTTCTAATCAGATCCCCTTGTAGAATTGTTTCACCATTTTTAGTTTGATTTAACATTCTTTCTCATATCACCCATGACTAAGTTAACTAAATTGATTTACTCACCTAAATATTTTCTTGTAATCCCTGCCCTTCATTTATGACTAGATCTCTAGGGTAAATTTAGCCATTTAATTGGTCTTACCAAAGGAGCATTCCGGGAATTATCCATCACAGGCGTTGGAGCAGTGGAATAGGTGTAACTGAAGAGGCGGTCAGTGATCCTCAGAGGAACACCACCGCCTCGGTCTGAAATCTTAAACAAATAAAGAAGTCATCAGAGATACACATTAAAAAACAACATGTGTTTGcctacataaaaatatattttctcaaatgAAAAGTCATCTGGTGTACATGACTGACCTATTGCCAAAAGCagagaactttatttttattgacgctttttaattttctcaagaGAGACCTCCCACCAAAAAACAGAGCATGATTACCTTAATTGTAAGGTCTTCTTTCCCCAAGACAACAATCACCTCGATTGGCGTAAGGGAAGGTGAATTTTCTTGGTGTTCAACTGTTGCCCTCATTGCAttctaaagaaaacaaacaataaggAACTCGgtgggagaagaaagagggagaaaatataATTGGTTTTTATGGTTAAAACAAAAGCAGCATGAGCATGATTCAAAATTCCTATTTCTTAAGTTAATACTAAAACATCTCTGTAAGTAGCCATTTATGAATGTGTCATGTAGGATGTATAATGAACATTCATTTACCATGTAAAATGGCTCTTGGGAGTAATATCTAATGGAAAAACAATTCTACTGGATGTCATATTCTTATTTGTAAGCTTAATTTAAATGAAGGAATTGCTTTTGATAGTACATTTCCTAGCTCTACCTTTTCTGCCTTTACATCACATTTTATATCCAAGCATCAAAGGCTATTACATAACAAATGAACAGTGAATCATTGAATCAatttattcacttttataaaatttactgGAAAAGGTCGTTACTATTTAAAAGGACAGTAAATAATTCTAAATTCAATTTCAATTTGCATTTGATTATCATCAAAATAACTCTATAAGTTGGACCATTCAATTtacaaataaatcaaagaaaaacatcTCTTTTGTCTCTTAACactgaagaaactaaaacaaatttttagCCAAATGGATGAAGTCCTTACACATAAAGTCTGGGTTTATTTAATCCAGTTTCCTCTCTAACCATCTTCTGGTAGGtcatctgctttctgttttctaTGTAACATTAAATTCTAGTAGTTAGctgaagtgaaataaaatagatGAGATGTTTGTAGTACAATTAATATCTCACTGAACTAATATTAGAATAAGTtaagaaatagaaagttctaGAAAGAATTATATCAGAATTAGAGGCAAGTTTCATGTTTTTTTAGGCTTCTTGTCTCCAGTTCAAGGGACTCTTGGGAAGTACTGCAGAACCTCAGGTGGTTTTCTATTTTTGGTATAAGATTAGAACCCATGAAAGGATTTGATTTTTAGCACTTGGCTACCTCAGACCAGTAACATCTGCATCttctgagaacttgttagaaatataaattctCAGACCTACAAAACAAACTCTCTCTCTCCAAGTGATTCTAatcacattaaagtttgagaaacactgccctACAGGCTTCCTACCTTAAGTACAGACTTTGGATCAGAATTATCACCTGTTAGcatattagaaatgcagaatctcaggccctacctgagactactgaatcagaatctacagTTTAACATAATATGCAGGTAATTTATATGTACTTTAAAGTGGATAATTGAGGTAAATGACTTTCTCTGTGACATTTCTAGAGTCAGACTGGGGCTATGACACCATAATAATTCTTGACCTGAGCCTCTGGGTTTGACAGTATGTGGGGGTGGAGGTAACAAGGCCCCACTCCCTGAAGCAGTCTTCCTGTGACCTTCATTAATGAACGATTAGTACTGGACACCTGGACAAATGATGGGCCCATCCTCTCAGCTCTACACCACTGAGGCATCATAAATTCTATCGTGCAGTCTAAAATACTTGTAGATGCTGCAGTGAGCTGCAAATACCATTTCAAAGACTGTAGCTCCTTTCTCTTTGGAGCACAGAAGCATGCTTGGGAAAAGGTAGTGAGGCTCCTGATTAGTGGGgaatgataaaggaaataaaaatgtaaccTGTGAATTTTTTCTGTTATAGACACAATTGCAATTATTGTGAAGTCTCATACCTTGAAGAGTTCAAAGAGCATATGATGAAGATGAGAAGGAACATACACAATGTGAATTGGTTGGCCTGGAAATTTtcctaaaaaaattaaactaatttAGAATTCGTAAacaaatactgcattaaaataaACTTCTGTATCTATTTGATTAacattttgaatttaaagtgatgGAATATttcccatcctccccatccccaaaTCCGACCCTAGAACCTTCTAATTAAACAGTAAACACCATAGGGTTATTTTCAAAATGCTATTACAGTTGTTATCTAGTGCTCTATGATTTATTTTGGCATTTCTCTGTTAATGGGTAAAGCTGTGTGAAATAATGGTGTGATCAGTTAGATTATATTGACTGtttctatatataatatttttgtacTGGACAATTCCAAAGTTAAACTTACATGGatttcaagagagaaaaaaatgactataAGTGTgttttttaagtataaaattgaaattaatggtatctattattttcatatttgtattgCATGATAAAATAACACACCTGATTATTCTAGATCTCTATACAACTCAAACATTAAATATTATACGTTAACTATACTTAACTTTCACCATGAGgctaaggaaaagagagaaacaaaacctCATAGTactgtttgaaaagaaaaatgaaagtattatTCTTCAGAGTCCCAGGCCTTGGCAAACTttgaatgagaaaacaaaaggTCTGGcacaattctctctttatcaAACAGTTCAAGCAGTTAATCTACAAGTCTTAGGCAACATCTCTGTTTATGCTCAGAGATATTTTTCAACCTTTATTTGTACTTCTGTTTTTGGTTTAGCATTTACTTATCATTTGCATACCCCCAATCCATGAGTTAGGCTACTCTGATAATCTGGAAGTGTAATGTTAACTCTGACCACTACAGAAATTGTTCCTGTATACGTATTATTTGGAAAAGATATTCACTTTGAATGGAAAGGATAAGGTTATTCCAATTTACATACATCATGTGGCTTTGAAATGCAACTCTGTTCTAGAATAGAATGTGATATAATTCTGCCTGGTATTCATCATGTAATCACTTCCATCAATGTGGGAAGACCTTGTCTTCACAAGTAACCTAGAGTTGAAGCATTTGAAGTATATATACTCTGCTCCCAAAACAGTGGTATATGATTACAGTGCAATTTCAAGGGTTTGATTGTTTCCAGGTCTTATGAGTAACCTACGTGATTCTAAGTGATTCCCCTAACTTCTCGCCTCCCTGGCCCTCATAGTCTATAGACACTTTGAATAGGTTACTAATCTTTCTCTGATCTAAGAAAACTGCATCTAGTTGCTTCTCTAAATCCCAATTTGTTCAAACCATTTTTCTTTATGAATCATCATTACATCATTAGCAACTGAATATGCTCAATCGGAACTTGCCAGTTGAGatagttaaaaagaacactggcttcaaaaaaaaagtgaaaatcctAGGCAAGTTCAGAAGGGTAAAAGGGAACATAGaaaagtttgtatttttaaaagtaatcatAGTGGGGGAATATTGAATTTTGCATAggttaaaatagattttaattattGCTTACCATTCACTTGTGTGAGCTTTAAATCTGGAGATGTTAAATAATACTGATCACAAAGCATCCTTGAACACTCAAAGGCATctggaaaagaaattttttttcatcatcATGAAACAAATTTATACCATGCAATATTTAATGTGATATACTATCCTCAATCTAAAACATTCACTGGAGTACAGGTTTGTGTGTAGGAAAAAATACCTTCTTAATACTTtgcttgaagaaaaaaattaagacagtGCTTAAGTTGTAGCAATAAGAATATAGGAAATTCAGAAAtcaaatataatatataagaatTTGGCACATTAGCTTCTGATATTTGGATctttcataaaattataaatgaatgtTTAAGCTCTCAACTCTAAAAAGCAATATGGTTGGCAggattcataaaaatataaatggagcACTACCATCATAATTCATTCACAGGGTCATCTCAACCACAGATATGTCAATCATACATTGCACATCTTCAATAAGGGAAATGCAGAAATCTAGACTCTACCTTGGACCACTGCTACCACGTCACAGTTTGGATCAATGCTTCCAATGTGGCTTGGGTTTCCTGTCTGTAAGTCACTAAATATaagaactgttaaaaaataaaaacaaaactattgtTATATAGATCAGAATAATTATTAGAACTACCACTGAGAAAGAATATGACCGACTCATTAGTGAAACAGCTAGTTATAGTGTGGTTTATATTCTATACCAACTCTAAGTATGATCATGATGACCTAACTTACTGTGCTGGTTCATCAGCATCCGAGTAGAAATACGGTTCATGTAAAATCGATCCAAGAAATACTGCAGATTTTGATTGGTGACTGGGTCAACTGTACAGCTATCTTTATACTCTATAATTCCTTGTGCCATTGTAGGGACTACATTATGGTGTCTATTTCGAACTTTGATGAGTGTATCTACAAAActaagacaaaaaataaacagtTAGTGAAAACTAACATaagtttcattcatttacattCTTTAGATTATATCAAAGAAGGTTAAAGCTCTTTTTAATTCCTCACCTAAACAAACCAAACGAGAAAATGTTAGGGATTCTCACTACAGATTCTTCCA
Proteins encoded in this region:
- the PDK4 gene encoding pyruvate dehydrogenase kinase, isozyme 4, with the translated sequence MKAARFVMRSAGSLSGASPVPLEVEHFSRYSPSPLSIKQLLDFGSENACERTSFAFLRQELPVRLANILKEIDILPVPLVNTSSVQLVKSWYIQSLRDLVEFHEKSAEDQKILSDFVDTLIKVRNRHHNVVPTMAQGIIEYKDSCTVDPVTNQNLQYFLDRFYMNRISTRMLMNQHILIFSDLQTGNPSHIGSIDPNCDVVAVVQDAFECSRMLCDQYYLTSPDLKLTQVNGKFPGQPIHIVYVPSHLHHMLFELFKNAMRATVEHQENSPSLTPIEVIVVLGKEDLTIKISDRGGGVPLRITDRLFSYTYSTAPTPVMDNSRNAPLAGFGYGLPISRLYAKYFQGDLNLYSLSGYGTDAIIYLKALSSESVEKLPVFNKSAFKHYQMSTEADDWCIPSKEPKNLAKEKVAL